TCAATAGAGAGACTAACACTTGGCTGCATGCTGCTAAAATAGTTTCTTCTACTTACATGAGAACAGAAAAGTTTTACAACCAACCACAGCCAGCTGGCTTTGCAGCGAGTTGGGTACCAGGACTAAACACTCCCATGCAACCGAGGCTGTTTtctgagcagagaggaacatTTGGGCAGTAACACAGTGCAAGTTTAGACCAAACATACGAGTGCCTCATCTTACTGCTTCAATGCTTGTGCTTTCTCCAGGTTGGCTGTAAAGCTTTCCCATTCATTTCTGGctaagagctgctgctgtccaAGGATTAAGCTGGGAGGCAAATGCTACTTGGTCCCACAATGACTCCTACAAAAGCTTCAAGATCACAGGCACTATGGAAAAGGATAAAGAGAAAACATCCTTCCAAGAAGGTGCTGAGGCTCCAAAGCTGGAGAGCCAGTCACCTAGCTGCCACCACCACAGGAGCAAACCGAAACAAGGACTGGTGGATTCTTCTATCAGCCACGCAGCGTGGTTCCTGGAGAAAAAAGACCTCGTGCATCAGAGTGCCTGACACCAATCCAACACCAGCAGCTTCAACACCACTGTAatcctgcagcaggaacagaatgaaaagagCCCCACAGGAACCTAGTAATACCGTGGGGTAAAGATATCGTGCAAGAGAAGTGAGTAACCCGATGATCTCATGAAGAGGCACCACCAGGATTACCTTACCTTTGCCACATGCACTAGCCTAATTTGGGTCAGGGCCATCGCCAGGAACGGCAGCAAGTTGCACCACTAGGGTGGCAATTAGAGGAAGCCATTGGCCACCTGGTGCCCTGGCACCACAATGCAGGCAGCAAACCAGCAGCACCACAGGCACCACACCCTCCAGTCCCCGCCTCGCACTTAAGCTTCCCAAGTCATTACTCGGGCTGTGTATGGCACACGGTGGTGTTCATTGACCCAGtgtatttttcagttgattttCTCTCATGCTGCTCTCCAAGCACAGAAATCTGAGTGCAGGAGCTATGTGGCAGTGCTCAGGAAGATGGGGTAGCCAGCAAGCAGCTTAGCACAGGGATTTCAATAGCTATGCAAATGTCTGTCCTTGCTCAAGATGCTATCAATTAATTAGGCACCATGCTCACACAGCTCTAATGGAAGTAACACAAAAAGGGAGACGTGGACTTTGTGCCTTTAAGATTTCCCTGAACAAATTACAAGCCTTTGAAGTGAGGCCCCAACTGTGATTATTAAGCTTCATCACGGTGTTAGAAAGATTAAGACTTCATTTCTAGGAATTATTTCAGATTTAGTCTCAATTTAGAGACATTATTCACAGAGTCAACAGATGCAGAGCAGGTTTAATCTCCTGCAATACCCAGCCGGGAATTCCGACAGGgcagactgaaaaatgaacaaggAAAAGGTGGCACTGACACAGTTACAGACACATGGGTTAGCTCAGAATAAGAGGGGCTGCCACGACCGGAGGTGGCAGCAGAACCAGGGCTGCACACAGTCTCACACACGCTCCTCCGGTGCCAGGTGGGAATTTACAGCCCGAGTCTCTTGTGTCACACCCAGCCAGTTGTTATCAGACCTCACATGGTGCTGACaacacctcaccaccctccgtCACCTCTGTCCTGCGCAGTGTAACTCGGGAAAACACACAACGTGCCTCAAGAGCTCTGcaataaagttaaaaaagagTCAGAAAGATTAATCCCGCACAGAAAGGCTGCCCCAGCAGAGCTTGATTGCTCACCCACATGCATTTGCTTGCACCGTGATCAGCACTGGTCAAGGAAGCCAGCAGTTAAGCTGGGCTAAGACCAGCAGGGCCCCAGACCACAAGCAGCACCAGCCTCCCCACAGCACCTCCCAGACTGCTCACCCTGCACAGATCCAGCTTCATCGGAATGAAAAGGGGCACAAGCACACAGGGTGAGGCTGAGAGGTAcaggaggaagcagaggtgAGAGACAGCTTTTTGTGATGGGGCAGGCACTGGTCTCTGTGTATGTGTCTTGGGTACAGCCAGCAAGCAAAGGAACCTTCCCCAGAGCTGTCACTACACAGAGGCGGCAGCAACGCAGCCAGGGAGCTCGAACAGCCACAACTGACCCACACAATGTGCCTCAGCAGCCCCCCAGCCTGATCCTTCCTTCCCCGCTGCTGGGAAGCACTTGCACTGGAGGACAGAGCCTGAGCTCCTGCACGTGTCCCCAGTGCTCCAGGGACGGATCAGAGATGTGAGCAGGGGCACACTGCTCGTGAGCCTCACTCTGAGCTCCCCCAGTGGCTGGGCAGCCTCCGCAGTGAGGTCTTTGGCTGGGGCCTCCCCAGTAGGCagctgaaggtgcacaagtTATATGTTCCAACCtgactgggagcactgggctgCCTCTTCATAAATGCCCTAATCCCAACATGAAACAACAAGTGGCCACAGCATGAAAGGAGAGTTACTGACTTCTCATCATGTTACTGTCAGCAGCCTACGAAAGTGTGAGAACGGAGCTGGGACACCTCAACCCTCATTGCAGGGTAACAGCGAGGAGCTGGAAGTACCAACGACTCCTTAATCCTTGGGAAAGGCACAGCGTGCCCCAGAGCTGACaacacatttcagcagtgagaaACGTTACAAGGACAAATACCCTTCTGCTTACAGGCACCGGAACTGCATCAAGACTTGGATCTGACTGAGTTTTTCTTTGTAACAGCTTTAAAGTGGGTAGAGATGGCTTTCAGTCTTTATGTACCCCATCCCTCCAGAGCATTCTGTGATCTGcaaacacagcaacaaatgAGGCCCCTGGGGCCAGGCAGCCACAGCAAAGATGCCTGAGAGGCACTGAGGGCCCAAGCACAACAAACCTGACGTAAGAGACACGCACACACCAGAACACGACCTCAGTTACAATTCTGGGCAGGGGGACAGAGCTGGCCACGAGGGAATTCCCGCACCCCCGCGCTGAGGACGGCTCAGGCGAGCGCTGGGACGAACCCCGGGGGTTTAAGCCCTCGAGAACCCACCCCgcagagccccacagcccccagctaGGCCCAGGCCGGGCCTGGCAGCCCCGGGAccccgcggcggggccgggcccggggcGCTGGGGGACGCCCTGAGTGGGGGGAGCGAGGCCCGAGGCCCCGTTTCCATGGCGACGGGGCTTAGGCCGCAGCCGTCACCTCGCAGCTGAACTCCATCTCGGCGTCCATGGTGACGATGCGCACAGTGAAGGTCTTGGGCTGCTTCCGCTTGAGCGAGCTGAAGCTCATGCGGGACGCGATGGCCCCGGCCATGGCGTGGGAAGCGCTCAGCGCCGGGTGCCGCGCCGCGGGGGCAGCGCCATGGCGGCGGCAGCGGCTCCGAGCCGCGCCGAGCCCAGCCTCAGAGCGGCGTCTCGCTATTGGTTCCGAGCTCGGGTCGTCCCGCCCTCCGCCCCGCGGGTCGTGCCGCGTCGAGGCCAATCGGAAGCAGAGAGGGTCGCGCAGCGGCCTGTGAtagggagaggggaagagagggaggtaCGGATTGGGCGGAGCGGCCGCTCGTCAAGGAGAGGGAATGGGGGTAGACAAGAGGGCTTCCTGCCCACGCGTAGGTGGCGCGGATGtggcgccccctggcggcggGAGGAGCGGGCACCACGCTGCCGTCGTGTTTGGGCGGAGGGCTGGGTCCGTCCCGCAGCCGCCCCGCCGTGGctgtccccatcctgctgctgcgGTGGCACTGCGGGGCCGTGGGGTGGGGGGCACTGCCCGGTCCTGGCCCCATTGCGGAAGGAGTTTCAGAGCCTTAACCCCATGGGGACACGCTGTGGGGACAGCAAGAGCGGGACGGCGCCAGGATAATGGGAATGGGACCAGTAGTGGGGTAACGGGAACAAATAGTGCTGGGGTAATGGGAATAGAACCAGCACTGGGATAAGGGGAACAGACAGTGCCGGGATAATGGGAACAGGCAGCACTGGGATAACAGGGCTGGGACAAGCACTAGGGTTACAAGACAGTGCTGGGATAATGGGACTGGGACAAGGACCAGGGCTATGGTACAGGACTGGGATTGGGACTGGAATAATGGGATAGGactgggagcagtgctgggaccaggGCCAGCTCTGGGATGATGGGGTTGGGCTGGGACTGAGACTGGCACTGGATAACGGGATGGGACTGGAAGCAAAACCAGCTGCCATAGAGGTACTGGGGCTGAGGACAGGGAGCGACACTGGGTTAATGAGATGGGACAGGAATTGGGACTGGGACTGGCACTGGGCAATGGGATGGGACTGGGGCCAGCATGAGGATGATGGGACGAGGTCAGAACCAGCACTCGGATCGTGGGATGGGCACTGAGATCAGTGCTGGGGTAACAGGACAGGAATAGGGACCATCACTGGGATAATGCAATCGGGAGTGGGTCACAGAGATTAGCATGGGAATAACGGGACAGGACCAGAACCACAACTGGGATGGTGGGGTGGGAATGGGCATGCAGATCAGCACTGGGATAATGAAAGTAGGGTTGGAACCAGGACTGCTGTGGTGATAATGGTATGGGACAGTAACAGGATAACAGGAACCAGTACTGGGAAAATGGGATGAGGGCTGAGTCTGGCATGGGAATAACGGGGCTGGAATAAAAGGGTTGGGCCCCCTCCCAGGCCCCAGCTCAGCGCCACAGTGCCCCCGCACACCACAGAATGGGgcctctgtgctgtggggcGGGTGAGGGCTGAATGGGACCATTCATGGTGCCCCCCCCTCCTCTCCAACCACCTCC
Above is a genomic segment from Numida meleagris isolate 19003 breed g44 Domestic line chromosome 14, NumMel1.0, whole genome shotgun sequence containing:
- the LOC110406234 gene encoding pleckstrin homology domain-containing family A member 7-like isoform X2 is translated as MGVDKRASCPRVGGADVAPPGGGRSGHHAAVVFGRRAGSVPQPPRRGCPHPAAAVALRGRGVGGTARSWPHCGRSFRALTPWGHAVGTARAGRRQDNGNGTSSGPCRPVPRVHTFGKGEQAMRRDPRIPPTMRGWLHKQDSSGLRLWKRRWFVLVDLCLYYYRG